The proteins below are encoded in one region of Limnochorda pilosa:
- a CDS encoding polysaccharide deacetylase family protein has translation MRRRRVRFWAVRLDRLVDGSLLVAAALVVVAAWYGATLEPGWGSLGVLAPLEPLRPDRAVYRVPTREPWVALAVNVDWGDEVLPQMLDLFKREGVRVTFFPTGRWASHSPGLVRRMAADGHEVGNHGFTHDHPRALADGDLARLIRQNEELIASLAGEQPRLFAPPYGEVDDRVARVASDLGYWTVMWTIDTIDWQRPAPARIVQRVVPRLAAGAIVLMHPTEPTLAALPEILAAIREKGLAVVPVGQLIEQGSLKEPKEAAPVEPRA, from the coding sequence ATGAGGCGGCGCCGGGTCCGCTTCTGGGCCGTTCGTCTCGATCGTCTCGTGGACGGGTCGCTCCTGGTCGCAGCGGCCCTGGTGGTGGTCGCGGCGTGGTACGGAGCCACGCTGGAGCCGGGGTGGGGGAGCCTGGGGGTGCTCGCACCGCTGGAGCCGCTCCGCCCGGACCGGGCCGTCTACCGGGTGCCCACCCGGGAGCCGTGGGTCGCGCTGGCGGTGAACGTGGACTGGGGCGACGAGGTGCTCCCGCAGATGCTCGACCTCTTCAAGCGGGAAGGGGTTCGGGTCACCTTCTTCCCCACGGGCCGGTGGGCCTCGCACTCCCCCGGGCTGGTGCGCCGGATGGCGGCCGACGGGCACGAGGTGGGCAACCACGGGTTCACCCACGACCACCCCCGGGCCTTGGCCGACGGCGACCTGGCCCGCCTGATCCGGCAGAACGAGGAGCTGATCGCCTCCCTTGCGGGGGAGCAGCCCCGCCTCTTCGCCCCACCCTACGGCGAGGTGGACGACCGGGTGGCCCGGGTCGCCTCGGACCTGGGATACTGGACGGTCATGTGGACCATCGACACCATCGACTGGCAACGGCCAGCGCCGGCCCGCATCGTGCAGCGGGTGGTACCCCGGCTGGCGGCGGGAGCCATCGTGCTCATGCACCCCACCGAGCCGACGCTGGCCGCGCTTCCTGAGATCCTGGCGGCCATCCGCGAGAAGGGCCTGGCAGTGGTCCCCGTGGGACAGCTCATCGAGCAGGGGAGCTTGAAGGAGCCGAAGGAGGCTGCACCTGTCGAGCCCCGGGCGTGA
- a CDS encoding polysaccharide deacetylase family protein → MVVVLRRRWALLALLGLVLAGSSLVHFGAEPVWTATSRLLFARLVPIYKVDRKEPWVALSFDATWGTENTDRLLEILSRYGVRTTFFLAGNWVEEYPEYVRKIAEAGHEIGNHSYAHGHMASMSEYEVREDLERNGAMIERLTGQKPVLFRPPFGEYDDQLVRVSQEMGLYPVQWSIDSLDWKDLSADAMIQRALSRLGPGDIILFHNAGRHTPEAIERLIPEIQKRGYRIVPVSELIYRRNYTIEGHSGVQRALPEPPPRPEPAPGAPRTSKPPGEGGSR, encoded by the coding sequence ATGGTCGTCGTGCTGCGGCGGAGGTGGGCCCTCCTCGCGCTCCTGGGGCTGGTGCTGGCAGGATCCAGCCTCGTCCACTTCGGGGCGGAGCCGGTCTGGACCGCCACCAGCCGGCTCCTCTTCGCACGGCTGGTGCCCATCTACAAGGTGGACCGCAAGGAGCCCTGGGTGGCTCTCTCCTTCGACGCCACCTGGGGGACCGAGAACACCGACCGCCTCCTGGAGATCCTGAGCCGCTACGGGGTGAGGACCACCTTCTTCCTGGCAGGCAACTGGGTCGAAGAGTACCCCGAGTACGTCCGGAAGATCGCCGAGGCGGGCCACGAGATCGGCAACCACAGCTACGCGCACGGCCACATGGCCTCCATGAGCGAGTACGAGGTCCGCGAGGACCTGGAGCGCAACGGAGCGATGATCGAGCGGCTGACGGGGCAGAAGCCCGTGCTCTTCCGGCCGCCCTTCGGCGAGTACGACGACCAGCTGGTCCGGGTCTCGCAGGAGATGGGGCTCTACCCCGTCCAGTGGTCCATCGACTCCCTGGATTGGAAGGACCTTTCAGCCGACGCCATGATCCAGCGGGCGCTGAGTCGGCTGGGGCCGGGAGACATCATCCTCTTCCACAACGCGGGCCGCCACACCCCCGAGGCGATCGAACGGCTGATCCCCGAGATCCAGAAGCGGGGATACCGGATCGTGCCCGTCTCGGAGCTGATCTACCGCCGGAACTACACCATCGAAGGGCACTCGGGGGTGCAGAGGGCCCTGCCCGAACCCCCGCCGCGGCCCGAGCCGGCACCGGGTGCTCCTCGCACCTCCAAGCCTCCGGGGGAAGGAGGATCCCGATGA
- a CDS encoding ATP-dependent DNA helicase: protein MGWVREAEDFFRADGPLARALPQYEWRPQQARMARQVALVLEGSAGPPAAVALIEAGTGTGKSLAYLVPALFYAHATGERVVVSTQTIPLQEQLVSKDLPSLQEVLPFSFTHALVKGWANYLCLLRLERIRSRPEEQDEETEDELQALAAWADEVDEGSRSELPFEPTAELWEEVSADPDACLRADCPLFQRCHFFQARRKMEGAQLLVVNHHLLLADAVVRQAVGWESDRAVLPVYGCVILDEAHHLEETASAHLGRQLTRRGVERLLHRLHRSRGNRGGLLATARLLAGEAADREAKELLELLDWQILPATRRAGEQAEALFDGLAAWAARADGLRVIRPGELPERLERLAREAAGDWTALAGLLDRFRADLKGFAPAREERGRAVLAELEGVDLALRRQAEDLEAILQAEGPDEVHWLEGGRAGVKLRSAPVEVGPLLQRALFDQLAGVVATSATLTVDGRFDYLVERLGLEECRQDGRLLEEVIESPFDYAAQALLAVAEDLPEPGVPGFADAVAETLELLVPAVSGGTLVLFTSYQMLEEAGRALEGRLPADRGLMRQGDLPRSQLLDRLRSEPGAVCLATASFWEGVDLPGQALELVVIARLPFAVPTEPVVAARIERLRRLGRDAFAAYQLPEMVLRLKQGFGRLIRHRTDRGAVVVLDGRVTRRRYGQTVLASLPPASLVRGGRQAISEAVRRWLAEGPREVAG, encoded by the coding sequence GTGGGATGGGTGCGGGAGGCGGAAGACTTCTTCCGGGCCGACGGTCCGCTCGCCCGTGCGCTCCCGCAGTACGAGTGGCGACCCCAGCAGGCCCGCATGGCCCGCCAGGTGGCCCTGGTGCTCGAGGGCAGCGCCGGCCCGCCGGCTGCGGTGGCCCTCATCGAGGCGGGGACCGGAACGGGGAAGTCGTTGGCCTACCTGGTTCCCGCCCTCTTCTACGCTCACGCCACCGGCGAGCGGGTGGTGGTCTCCACCCAGACCATCCCCCTGCAGGAGCAGCTGGTCTCCAAGGACCTCCCGTCGCTGCAAGAGGTCCTGCCCTTCTCGTTCACCCACGCCCTGGTGAAGGGGTGGGCCAACTACCTTTGCCTGCTCAGGCTCGAGCGGATCCGCAGCCGCCCCGAGGAGCAGGACGAGGAGACCGAGGACGAGCTTCAGGCCCTGGCCGCGTGGGCCGATGAGGTCGATGAGGGGAGCCGTTCGGAGCTCCCCTTCGAGCCCACCGCGGAGCTCTGGGAGGAGGTCTCGGCCGACCCCGACGCCTGCCTGCGGGCCGACTGCCCCCTCTTCCAGCGATGCCACTTCTTCCAGGCCCGGCGGAAGATGGAAGGCGCGCAGCTCCTGGTGGTCAACCACCACCTGCTCCTGGCCGATGCGGTGGTGAGGCAGGCGGTGGGGTGGGAGTCCGATCGGGCGGTGCTGCCCGTCTACGGCTGTGTGATCCTGGACGAGGCCCACCACCTGGAGGAGACGGCCAGCGCCCACCTGGGGCGCCAGCTCACCCGGCGCGGGGTGGAGCGCCTCCTGCACCGGCTGCACCGGAGCCGGGGCAACCGGGGCGGCCTCCTGGCCACCGCACGGCTGCTGGCCGGCGAGGCGGCAGACCGTGAGGCCAAGGAGCTCCTGGAGCTGCTGGACTGGCAGATCCTGCCCGCTACCCGCCGGGCGGGCGAGCAGGCCGAGGCCCTCTTCGACGGCCTGGCCGCCTGGGCTGCCCGGGCCGACGGCCTGCGGGTGATCCGCCCGGGAGAGCTTCCCGAGCGGCTCGAGCGGCTGGCCCGGGAGGCGGCGGGGGACTGGACTGCCCTGGCCGGCCTCCTGGACCGGTTCCGGGCGGACCTGAAGGGATTCGCCCCGGCCCGGGAGGAGCGAGGCCGGGCGGTGCTGGCCGAGCTGGAAGGGGTGGACCTGGCCCTCCGCCGGCAGGCGGAGGACCTGGAGGCGATCCTTCAGGCGGAGGGTCCCGACGAGGTGCACTGGCTGGAGGGCGGCCGGGCCGGGGTGAAGCTCCGCTCCGCTCCCGTGGAGGTGGGCCCGCTCCTGCAAAGGGCCCTCTTCGACCAGCTTGCGGGGGTGGTGGCCACCTCGGCCACCCTCACCGTGGACGGGCGCTTCGACTACCTGGTGGAGCGCCTGGGGCTGGAGGAGTGCCGCCAGGATGGGCGCCTGCTTGAGGAGGTGATCGAGTCGCCCTTCGATTACGCCGCCCAGGCGCTCCTGGCCGTGGCCGAGGACCTGCCCGAGCCGGGCGTGCCAGGTTTCGCCGACGCCGTGGCGGAGACACTGGAGCTCCTGGTGCCGGCGGTGTCGGGGGGCACCCTGGTGCTCTTCACCTCCTACCAGATGCTCGAGGAGGCCGGGCGGGCGCTGGAGGGGCGGCTGCCGGCCGACCGCGGCCTCATGCGCCAGGGCGACCTGCCCCGCAGCCAGCTCCTGGACCGGTTGCGCTCCGAACCGGGTGCCGTCTGCCTGGCCACCGCGAGCTTCTGGGAAGGCGTGGACCTGCCGGGGCAGGCCCTGGAGCTGGTGGTGATCGCCCGTCTTCCCTTCGCGGTACCCACCGAGCCGGTGGTGGCGGCGCGCATCGAGCGGCTCCGGCGCCTGGGACGGGACGCCTTCGCGGCCTACCAGCTTCCCGAGATGGTCCTCCGGCTGAAGCAGGGCTTTGGCCGCCTCATCCGCCACCGAACCGACCGGGGGGCGGTGGTGGTGCTGGACGGGCGCGTCACCCGGCGCCGGTACGGCCAGACGGTCCTCGCGTCGCTGCCCCCGGCGAGCCTCGTGCGGGGCGGCCGGCAGGCGATCTCCGAGGCGGTGCGGCGCTGGCTGGCTGAAGGCCCTCGTGAGGTGGCCGGCTGA
- a CDS encoding glycosyltransferase family 2 protein: MTAGDRDSGPARVAGVVPARNEEPCLGSTLAALASLPLEEVVVVDDGSTDGTADVAAQAGARVVRWAGSHGKGQAMEAGWRATESGIVLFLDADLEETAARLWPLVEAVAGGQADVAVAAFSGGGGGFGLASGVARWGIRRLTGFVAGAPLSGQRAVRRAVLERVAPLASGFGVEVGLTVDALRAGFRVVEVAIPLRHRATGRDLAGFLHRGRQLAAILRVLAARLGRG, translated from the coding sequence GTGACCGCGGGAGATCGAGACAGCGGTCCGGCGCGGGTCGCGGGGGTGGTGCCGGCCCGGAACGAGGAGCCTTGCTTGGGGTCCACCCTGGCCGCCCTGGCCTCCCTGCCCCTGGAGGAGGTGGTGGTGGTCGACGACGGCTCCACCGATGGGACGGCTGACGTGGCTGCGCAGGCCGGCGCGCGGGTGGTGCGGTGGGCGGGGAGCCACGGAAAGGGCCAAGCCATGGAGGCGGGGTGGCGCGCCACGGAGTCCGGCATCGTCCTCTTCCTGGACGCGGACCTGGAGGAGACCGCAGCCCGGCTCTGGCCGCTGGTGGAGGCGGTGGCAGGCGGCCAGGCCGACGTGGCCGTGGCCGCGTTCAGCGGCGGGGGTGGGGGCTTCGGCCTGGCCAGCGGGGTGGCGCGCTGGGGGATCCGCCGCCTGACGGGGTTCGTCGCCGGGGCGCCCCTGTCGGGCCAGAGGGCGGTGCGGCGGGCCGTGCTGGAGCGGGTGGCCCCCCTGGCCTCCGGGTTCGGGGTGGAGGTGGGCCTGACGGTGGACGCCCTGCGCGCGGGCTTCCGGGTGGTGGAGGTCGCCATCCCCCTCCGGCACCGGGCCACAGGGCGGGACCTGGCGGGCTTCCTCCACCGGGGCCGGCAGCTGGCGGCCATCCTTCGGGTTCTGGCGGCGCGGCTAGGGAGGGGGTAG
- a CDS encoding copper transporter yields the protein MVEWRSHLASLGAVFLALALGMVIGLGLGGDDAWIQRQQAALDRIEDELNASREAQHALLEREARLTQEAAGWRAFGAEVLPLLVKGRLEGRTVGVVTAPDHRAPAGLLEVLRLSGARVVSLPWGRPAAAPDPAARPAPGEDQSPQAAGRGSRGAAEVDALVVVAGTGFQGEGLTPTALLPATAPAAAFPLLALPDRFPDRELPLPDGWAAVGPLDHPVAAVAVVLGLAARRPGRYGWASEGPRLP from the coding sequence GTGGTGGAGTGGCGAAGCCACCTGGCCTCGCTCGGAGCCGTCTTTTTGGCGCTGGCGCTGGGCATGGTGATCGGGCTGGGGTTGGGCGGGGACGACGCGTGGATCCAGCGCCAGCAGGCGGCGTTGGACCGGATCGAAGACGAGCTGAACGCGAGCCGCGAGGCCCAGCATGCGTTGCTGGAGCGCGAGGCGCGGCTGACGCAGGAGGCGGCGGGGTGGCGGGCCTTCGGCGCCGAGGTCCTTCCTCTTCTGGTGAAGGGACGGCTGGAAGGCCGCACGGTGGGGGTGGTGACCGCCCCGGATCACCGGGCGCCGGCCGGGCTGCTGGAGGTCCTGCGCCTTTCAGGCGCCCGGGTGGTGAGCCTCCCCTGGGGCCGCCCGGCCGCGGCGCCGGACCCTGCCGCACGCCCGGCCCCGGGCGAAGACCAAAGCCCGCAGGCGGCCGGCCGGGGCTCCCGGGGGGCGGCCGAGGTCGACGCGCTGGTGGTGGTGGCCGGAACCGGGTTCCAGGGGGAGGGCCTGACCCCCACGGCCCTCCTGCCCGCGACGGCGCCGGCCGCAGCCTTCCCGCTGCTGGCCCTGCCCGACCGCTTCCCGGACCGGGAGCTCCCCTTGCCTGACGGGTGGGCCGCCGTGGGCCCACTGGACCACCCCGTGGCCGCGGTGGCGGTGGTCCTGGGGCTGGCGGCCCGGCGCCCCGGTCGCTACGGGTGGGCCTCGGAAGGCCCCCGGCTGCCGTGA
- the steA gene encoding putative cytokinetic ring protein SteA, producing MVTRPGGTVADVPVAEGIARVDRVTKHLVERLHPGEIAVVDHPDMDGLAAEALVRCRPAAVVNASSFLTGRFPAQGPWLLWEAGLPLLEEAGPDVLDAVREGDVLRVEGGTLRSATGWRGAAVPVSQASLEARWNQGQAHLDEELRKFIENTLQYALREQDAVLRPLAHPPLRTRLHGRHALVVVRGRGFRDDLRAIRPYLAEVRPVTLAVDGGADALLEEGITPDLIVGDFDSVSDRALTCGAELVVHAYADGRAPGLDRVLAAGRAAHVVPMVGTSEDLAMMLAHQEGAELIVAVGSHSNLIDFLEKGRSGMASTLLVRTKLGPRLVDARGVSRLYQARPRASYWVGLMAAALLPLLVVVLLAPPVREAVRLVWLQLRIWAGW from the coding sequence ATGGTCACCCGGCCCGGCGGAACGGTGGCCGACGTCCCCGTCGCGGAAGGGATCGCCCGGGTGGACCGGGTGACCAAGCACCTGGTGGAGCGCCTCCATCCTGGGGAGATCGCGGTGGTCGACCACCCGGACATGGACGGGCTGGCCGCGGAGGCCCTGGTGCGGTGCCGGCCCGCGGCCGTGGTGAACGCGAGCTCCTTCCTTACGGGCCGGTTTCCGGCGCAGGGCCCGTGGTTGCTCTGGGAGGCGGGTCTTCCCCTCCTGGAAGAGGCGGGGCCCGACGTGCTGGACGCCGTGCGCGAAGGGGACGTGCTCCGGGTGGAGGGAGGCACCCTTCGCAGCGCGACGGGATGGCGGGGCGCGGCGGTGCCGGTCTCCCAGGCGTCGCTGGAGGCCCGGTGGAACCAGGGGCAGGCCCACCTGGACGAAGAGTTGCGTAAATTCATCGAAAATACCTTACAATATGCCCTGCGGGAGCAGGATGCCGTTCTCAGGCCGCTGGCCCACCCGCCCCTGCGGACCCGACTGCACGGCCGCCACGCGCTGGTGGTGGTCCGGGGGCGCGGGTTCCGGGACGACCTGCGAGCCATTCGCCCCTACCTGGCGGAGGTGCGCCCCGTGACCCTGGCCGTGGACGGCGGGGCCGACGCGCTCTTGGAGGAAGGCATCACCCCGGACCTGATCGTGGGCGACTTCGACTCGGTCTCGGACCGGGCCCTCACCTGCGGCGCGGAGCTGGTGGTGCACGCCTACGCGGACGGGCGGGCACCGGGGCTCGACCGGGTCCTGGCGGCGGGCCGGGCGGCCCACGTGGTGCCCATGGTGGGCACCAGCGAAGACCTGGCCATGATGCTCGCCCACCAGGAGGGTGCCGAGCTGATCGTGGCCGTCGGCTCGCACTCGAACCTCATCGACTTCCTGGAGAAGGGCCGGAGCGGCATGGCGAGCACCTTGCTGGTCCGTACCAAGCTGGGCCCCCGGCTGGTGGACGCCCGGGGGGTAAGCCGGCTTTACCAGGCCCGCCCCCGCGCATCCTACTGGGTGGGGCTGATGGCCGCAGCCCTGCTCCCCCTGCTGGTGGTGGTGCTCCTGGCCCCGCCCGTGCGGGAGGCGGTACGGCTGGTCTGGCTGCAGCTCAGGATCTGGGCGGGATGGTGA
- the spo0A gene encoding sporulation transcription factor Spo0A — translation MAIRVMVADDNAHFSRLLQRGIEGEPDMEWAGAVEDGRSALAFLPVWQPDVLVLDLVMPHLDGFGVLEQLRRDGDGATGKIKVVVVSAFGQEDLIERAMGLGAHYYCMKPMEMGILLQRIREAVRRPDPVPRRVRDPRLEEHVARMMSDLGVPAHYKGYLYLREAIMQVSEQPELLSRVTKGLYPNVARRFGTTADKVERAIRHAIEATWTRGNLPRLNEIFTYAVDMRTGKPTNSSFIARMADEVSLAARNGRGLGA, via the coding sequence GTGGCGATCCGGGTGATGGTGGCCGATGACAACGCCCACTTCAGCCGCCTCTTGCAGCGCGGCATCGAGGGCGAGCCCGACATGGAGTGGGCCGGGGCGGTCGAGGACGGGCGCAGCGCGCTGGCCTTCCTGCCCGTCTGGCAGCCCGACGTGCTCGTCCTCGACCTGGTGATGCCCCACCTGGATGGCTTCGGGGTGCTGGAGCAGCTCCGGCGCGACGGGGACGGGGCCACGGGGAAGATCAAGGTCGTGGTGGTGAGCGCGTTCGGTCAGGAGGATCTGATCGAGCGCGCCATGGGTCTGGGCGCCCACTACTACTGCATGAAGCCCATGGAGATGGGCATTCTGCTGCAGCGGATCCGGGAGGCGGTACGTCGCCCCGATCCCGTGCCCCGCCGGGTGCGGGACCCGCGCCTGGAGGAGCACGTCGCCCGCATGATGAGCGACCTGGGGGTGCCCGCCCACTACAAGGGATACCTCTACCTGCGGGAGGCGATCATGCAGGTGAGCGAGCAGCCCGAGCTCCTCTCGCGGGTCACCAAGGGCCTCTATCCCAACGTGGCCCGCCGCTTCGGCACCACCGCCGACAAGGTGGAACGGGCCATCCGGCACGCCATCGAGGCCACCTGGACCCGGGGCAACCTGCCGCGGCTGAACGAGATCTTCACCTATGCGGTGGACATGCGCACCGGCAAGCCGACCAACTCTTCCTTCATCGCCCGCATGGCCGACGAGGTCTCCCTGGCGGCACGTAACGGCCGGGGGCTGGGTGCCTGA
- the spoIVB gene encoding SpoIVB peptidase has product MPLRRLGRSLSLLALILLALALPGLFRLATSPSHLRLLPGEPYPLQAGLLYRWVDAEGRGWLSPSVRGLRLQGEALGQGRLELRFLGWVPLGTMQVSVVPRVQMVPGGQSIGVVTAPRGLVVERTIRVRAATGNEQSPAAEAGVQEGDRLLAVDGQPVQRATEVERLARLAGRAGREVSLQVERGSDRLTLRVRPVRVQEGDQELYLLGIVLQEATAGVGTLTFFDPERDLFAALGHQVTDTQERPVTLHDGQIVAARVEGLRPSLSGEPGEKVGVLDSGGSLGVIEKNTPFGIYGRLLREPPPGAVNRPVPVALAQEVRPGPAQMLTVLDDQRVETFEVEILEVRGQRAPSDRGLVLEITDPRLLARTDGIVQGMSGSPILQGGRLVGALTHVFVNDPRRGFGILAEWMVYETGLDGALPTPEARQGAPGERRKAS; this is encoded by the coding sequence GTGCCTTTGCGCCGACTCGGCCGGAGCCTGTCCTTGCTGGCCCTCATCTTGCTCGCCCTGGCCCTTCCAGGACTCTTCCGCCTCGCAACCTCGCCTTCCCACCTGCGGCTCCTTCCCGGGGAGCCGTACCCGCTCCAGGCCGGTCTCCTCTACCGCTGGGTCGACGCGGAGGGCCGGGGCTGGCTATCCCCCAGCGTCCGCGGCCTCCGCCTCCAGGGCGAGGCGCTGGGCCAGGGCCGTCTCGAGCTCCGCTTCCTGGGGTGGGTCCCGCTGGGGACCATGCAGGTGTCGGTGGTTCCCCGGGTGCAGATGGTGCCCGGCGGGCAGTCCATCGGGGTGGTGACGGCGCCTCGAGGGCTGGTGGTCGAGCGGACCATCCGCGTCCGGGCCGCGACGGGGAACGAGCAGAGCCCCGCCGCCGAGGCGGGCGTCCAGGAAGGTGACCGCCTCCTGGCCGTGGATGGGCAGCCCGTGCAGCGGGCGACGGAGGTGGAGCGCCTCGCCCGCCTGGCCGGTCGTGCGGGCCGCGAGGTGAGCCTGCAGGTGGAGCGGGGCAGCGACCGGCTCACCCTGCGCGTCCGCCCGGTCCGCGTGCAGGAGGGCGATCAGGAGCTTTATCTCCTGGGCATCGTCCTCCAGGAGGCAACGGCCGGGGTGGGGACCCTCACCTTCTTCGACCCCGAGCGGGACCTCTTCGCCGCCCTGGGGCACCAGGTGACGGACACCCAGGAACGGCCCGTGACCCTCCACGACGGGCAGATCGTCGCAGCCCGGGTGGAGGGTCTGCGTCCCAGCCTCAGCGGCGAGCCGGGCGAGAAGGTGGGCGTGCTGGACAGCGGCGGGTCCCTGGGGGTCATCGAGAAGAACACACCTTTCGGGATCTACGGCCGGCTGCTGCGCGAGCCGCCGCCGGGGGCCGTGAACCGGCCCGTTCCCGTCGCGCTGGCCCAGGAGGTGCGCCCCGGCCCCGCCCAGATGCTCACGGTCCTGGACGATCAGCGGGTGGAGACCTTCGAGGTGGAGATCCTGGAAGTGCGCGGCCAGCGGGCGCCCAGCGATCGGGGCCTGGTGCTGGAGATCACCGATCCCCGCCTCCTGGCCCGGACCGACGGCATCGTCCAGGGGATGTCGGGGAGCCCCATCCTGCAGGGGGGCCGCCTGGTGGGGGCGCTCACCCACGTCTTCGTCAACGACCCCCGACGGGGGTTCGGGATCCTGGCCGAGTGGATGGTCTACGAAACAGGGCTCGACGGCGCGCTGCCCACGCCCGAGGCTCGACAGGGTGCGCCCGGTGAAAGGAGGAAGGCGTCGTGA
- the recN gene encoding DNA repair protein RecN: MLLELHLRNVALIERLDLAFGRGLSALTGETGAGKSILIDSITTLLGERAQADLIREGSEQALLEAAFDLSGRPEARALLAEEGLLEDDEVLVVRRDLSRRTANRCRLNGHLAPLATLQRVAPLLVELQTQNSHHFLASPARQLDLLDQFGGGELLAARRAYEDLYARWSEAVRRLEALRASERERAREAEMLAFQIQEIEGASLEAGEEEALEEERRRLAHAEQLRTAAQLAYSLLYEGGEQAAASDQLATAARELGQAAQTDPSLKESLGMVESAAAQATEAAHGLRAYLESLRADPQRLDELESRLHLVRTLSRKYGDGSAEILAYGARARRRLEELEREEGSSAALEEEIAALRRQVAGAGEALGELRRQAARRLEERITGELSQLAMDRCRFQVDLSLEEAADGVEAAGRRLHPFPHGFERVLFLIEPNPGEGLRPLSRIASGGELSRILLGLKSALAEADATPTLIFDEADAGIGGRTAQAVGHRLERLARAKQVLCVTHLPQIASLADAHYRVSKSVEGERTRVRVDRLEGEARVEELTRMLGGQAGEAARAHARQLLEEARQTRSASESPTP; the protein is encoded by the coding sequence GTGCTCCTGGAACTCCACCTTCGGAACGTGGCGCTCATCGAGCGGCTCGACCTCGCGTTCGGACGGGGTCTCAGCGCGCTCACGGGTGAGACGGGCGCCGGCAAGTCGATCCTCATCGACAGCATCACGACCCTGCTGGGTGAGCGGGCCCAGGCCGACCTGATCCGCGAGGGTTCGGAGCAGGCGCTCCTGGAGGCCGCCTTCGACCTCTCGGGCCGGCCCGAGGCGCGGGCGCTCCTGGCGGAGGAGGGCCTCCTGGAGGACGACGAGGTCCTGGTGGTCCGGCGGGACCTGAGCCGGCGCACCGCCAACCGCTGCCGGCTCAACGGGCACCTGGCGCCCCTGGCCACCCTCCAGCGGGTGGCGCCCCTGCTGGTGGAGCTGCAGACCCAGAACAGCCACCACTTCCTGGCCAGCCCGGCCCGGCAGCTGGATCTGCTGGACCAGTTCGGCGGCGGGGAGCTCCTGGCCGCCCGGCGAGCCTACGAGGACCTGTACGCGCGCTGGAGCGAAGCGGTGAGGCGGCTGGAGGCGTTGCGCGCGTCGGAGCGGGAGCGGGCCCGGGAGGCGGAGATGCTCGCCTTCCAGATCCAGGAGATCGAGGGCGCCAGCCTGGAAGCGGGGGAAGAGGAAGCGCTGGAGGAGGAGCGGCGGCGCCTGGCGCACGCCGAGCAGCTCCGCACGGCCGCACAGCTGGCCTACAGCCTCCTGTACGAGGGAGGCGAGCAGGCGGCCGCCTCCGACCAGCTCGCCACTGCGGCCCGGGAGCTGGGCCAGGCCGCGCAGACCGACCCCTCCCTGAAGGAGTCGCTGGGCATGGTGGAGTCGGCGGCGGCGCAGGCCACGGAGGCGGCCCACGGGCTGCGCGCCTACCTGGAGAGCCTGCGGGCGGATCCCCAGCGCCTGGACGAGCTGGAGAGCCGCCTCCACCTGGTCCGTACCCTGAGCCGGAAGTACGGCGACGGGTCGGCCGAGATCCTGGCGTACGGGGCGCGTGCCCGGCGCCGCCTGGAGGAACTCGAACGGGAGGAAGGCTCGAGCGCGGCGCTCGAGGAGGAGATCGCGGCCCTTCGGCGCCAGGTGGCCGGGGCGGGCGAGGCCTTGGGCGAGCTTCGGCGCCAGGCGGCCCGGCGTCTCGAGGAGCGGATCACCGGCGAGCTGAGCCAGCTCGCGATGGACCGCTGCCGCTTCCAGGTGGACCTGAGCCTGGAGGAGGCGGCCGACGGCGTGGAGGCGGCCGGCCGCCGGCTGCACCCCTTCCCCCACGGTTTCGAGCGGGTGCTCTTCCTCATCGAACCCAACCCCGGCGAGGGGCTGCGGCCGCTCTCCCGGATCGCCTCGGGGGGCGAGCTCTCCCGGATCCTGCTGGGGCTCAAGAGCGCGCTGGCCGAGGCCGACGCCACGCCCACCCTCATCTTCGACGAGGCCGACGCCGGCATCGGCGGACGAACGGCCCAGGCGGTGGGGCACCGGCTGGAACGCCTGGCCCGGGCGAAACAGGTCCTCTGCGTGACCCACCTGCCCCAGATCGCCTCCCTGGCCGACGCCCACTACCGGGTGAGCAAGAGCGTGGAGGGCGAGCGGACCCGGGTCCGGGTGGACCGTTTGGAAGGAGAGGCGCGGGTGGAAGAACTCACCCGCATGCTGGGCGGGCAGGCCGGCGAGGCCGCCCGGGCACACGCCCGCCAGCTTCTGGAGGAGGCCCGGCAGACCAGGAGCGCCAGCGAGTCACCAACACCGTAA
- the argR gene encoding arginine repressor, whose product MKSRRQATILQLIREREVRTQDELADLLRQAGIEATQATVSRDIKELGLVKEPVPGGGYRYVPSRQEPAGDRLDRARRAFRDFVVSMDVSGNLVLIKTTTGAAHGVAATVDALAWPEVLGSIAGDDTILLVAVERPAGRRSGEPAGDGQAPAASPALLVLQKLQALRSE is encoded by the coding sequence GTGAAGAGCAGGCGCCAGGCAACCATCCTCCAGCTCATCCGGGAGCGGGAGGTCCGTACCCAGGACGAGCTGGCCGACCTGCTGCGCCAGGCCGGCATCGAGGCGACCCAGGCCACCGTCTCCCGGGACATCAAGGAGCTGGGCCTGGTGAAGGAGCCCGTTCCAGGAGGCGGGTACCGGTACGTGCCGTCGCGCCAGGAACCCGCCGGCGATCGGCTGGACCGCGCCCGCCGCGCCTTCCGGGACTTCGTGGTCTCCATGGACGTCAGCGGCAACCTGGTCCTGATCAAGACCACCACGGGGGCCGCGCACGGGGTGGCGGCCACGGTGGACGCGCTGGCGTGGCCCGAGGTCCTGGGCTCCATCGCCGGCGACGACACGATCCTCCTGGTGGCGGTCGAGCGGCCCGCGGGCCGGCGATCCGGGGAACCAGCCGGGGACGGTCAGGCCCCCGCGGCCTCGCCGGCGTTGCTGGTGCTCCAGAAGCTCCAGGCGCTCCGGTCCGAGTAG